A genome region from Qingrenia yutianensis includes the following:
- a CDS encoding GDSL-type esterase/lipase family protein produces the protein MEDTEHTAVIKVTRPGGKSGLKYVETSKGGSFTKSEKDKKYVQFIGDSISEASSSYTFTIPKEYNLDYSVIAYSGIALQDGAGWYFGSTGTIWRPTSDDTPKLKREDCVGMESAYFSVKRPKEAYYLDENGDLHYDNPAFDVSSDNAPDAIVIGIGTNDSTYIRDNVAGVNGENFTKTYIEFVTKLSTVYPNAQIYIIRPFNNVAEYSPLYDDLRAAIVNAVNGLKSNANVHYIDTTSWNVEISGDKVHPSEKGYADLRDLVYNEIKSSLN, from the coding sequence TTGGAAGATACAGAACACACTGCGGTTATTAAGGTTACAAGACCCGGCGGCAAAAGCGGTTTGAAATATGTTGAAACGTCGAAAGGCGGCAGTTTTACAAAAAGCGAAAAAGATAAAAAATACGTTCAGTTTATAGGCGATTCAATTTCGGAGGCTTCAAGCAGTTACACATTTACAATTCCGAAAGAATATAACCTTGATTACTCGGTTATAGCGTACTCGGGTATCGCACTTCAGGACGGCGCAGGCTGGTATTTCGGTTCAACGGGTACTATATGGCGTCCGACCTCCGATGATACTCCAAAGCTTAAACGCGAGGACTGCGTTGGTATGGAAAGCGCATACTTCAGCGTGAAACGTCCCAAAGAGGCATACTACCTCGACGAAAACGGAGATTTGCATTACGACAACCCTGCGTTTGACGTTTCCTCCGACAACGCACCCGACGCGATTGTTATAGGCATCGGCACAAACGACAGTACATACATAAGAGATAACGTTGCGGGAGTTAACGGTGAGAATTTCACAAAAACGTATATTGAATTTGTGACAAAGTTAAGCACTGTTTACCCGAACGCGCAGATTTACATCATAAGACCGTTTAACAATGTTGCCGAATACTCGCCGTTGTACGACGATTTGAGAGCGGCGATTGTTAACGCGGTGAACGGACTTAAATCAAATGCCAACGTACATTATATTGATACAACTTCGTGGAACGTTGAAATAAGCGGTGATAAGGTTCACCCGAGTGAAAAAGGTTACGCGGATTTACGCGACTTGGTTTACAACGAAATTAAAAGTTCATTAAATTAA
- a CDS encoding family 43 glycosylhydrolase, protein MNTKRYDRFYPGKVWLDTEGKRIQAHGGSIMYTNGKYYLYGENKEKTLPGSEVWHWGVRLYSSDDLYNWTDEGNIFEPSHDEKSPVHFSQYLDRPHIIFNEKTGKYIMWIKIMKKEKMCDQIMVVAVADNITDKFKMISAKTILGLSSGDFDLTIDEKTKRAYIYFDKVHDYKTNCDDYSKQHTHIVCAPLNDDYTDVCGTYTEHLETRGGSYGREAPSFFERNGKKYLFTSATTGYIPNPTECAVCDTYDGDWKNIGTVHINDTENTSFRSQISSVFKHPFKKDLYIAVADRWLVNMPDDFPNNFYDVLRSRNDPERAQLMSDEEIEKIRSCNKPDVRNTSIADYVYLPIEFDGDKPVIKWRDEWKIEDFE, encoded by the coding sequence ATGAACACAAAACGATACGACAGATTTTATCCCGGCAAAGTGTGGCTCGATACCGAGGGAAAACGTATTCAGGCGCACGGCGGTTCGATAATGTATACAAACGGCAAATATTATCTCTACGGCGAAAACAAAGAAAAAACACTGCCCGGAAGCGAAGTGTGGCACTGGGGGGTAAGGCTTTATTCGTCCGACGATTTGTATAACTGGACAGATGAGGGAAATATTTTTGAGCCGTCGCACGATGAAAAAAGCCCTGTGCATTTTTCGCAGTACCTTGACCGTCCGCATATAATTTTCAACGAGAAAACAGGCAAATATATTATGTGGATTAAGATTATGAAAAAAGAAAAAATGTGCGATCAGATTATGGTTGTAGCGGTTGCCGATAACATCACAGACAAATTTAAAATGATTTCGGCAAAGACGATTTTGGGCTTAAGCTCGGGCGATTTTGACCTTACGATTGACGAAAAAACAAAGCGTGCGTATATTTATTTTGACAAAGTTCACGATTACAAAACAAACTGCGACGATTATTCCAAACAACATACCCATATCGTTTGCGCGCCGCTCAATGACGATTATACAGATGTTTGCGGCACGTATACCGAGCATCTTGAAACGCGTGGAGGCTCATACGGCAGAGAGGCGCCGTCGTTTTTTGAACGAAACGGCAAAAAATACCTTTTCACCAGCGCAACAACGGGATATATTCCCAATCCCACCGAGTGTGCGGTGTGCGATACATATGACGGCGACTGGAAAAATATCGGCACGGTGCATATAAACGATACCGAAAACACGTCTTTCAGAAGTCAGATTTCATCGGTATTCAAGCATCCGTTCAAAAAAGATTTGTATATAGCGGTTGCGGACCGCTGGCTTGTGAATATGCCCGATGATTTTCCGAATAATTTTTACGACGTTTTAAGAAGCAGAAATGACCCTGAGAGAGCTCAGCTTATGTCCGATGAGGAAATTGAAAAAATAAGAAGCTGCAACAAACCCGATGTGCGAAACACTTCCATTGCCGATTATGTGTATTTGCCTATTGAATTTGACGGCGATAAGCCCGTTATAAAATGGCGCGACGAGTGGAAAATCGAGGATTTTGAGTGA
- a CDS encoding S-layer homology domain-containing protein — protein sequence MKINRILSSALCAAVLCGTVYADSVNVSYNPETELININGSFDKLSESTAYSVQVKKLSDDTVVYTTFDYAKGNAFDFSFMLDGVESDEYYVSVMPYTGDGANSKENPIFISSASEKDNILKNVLSNQTDKSVMAGLLDANLKYFGLNKNNCDYFNLSASSKQAAAERMLNKSYSYDKYGEFLDLLNLTAGIEMLDNADESTVTAVFEKYFTYFDLTGEVCYPIYSGSDKGVKNQTAVKAMAVKNFVGKDLTDLKAVKKYFNENLLLAAISNIVSPGEITTHIENYKTAIPFSLDVYNSTDKAKTASYISGLKRSYTLMSTLESDIVSAKNAQSGGGQGGGSSSGKGSGGSSSSGGFYSPGETNGQNEQKGSFNDMTSAHWAYETVEALKAKGVVSGDQNGNFNPENNITREEFAKMIVLAFGLYDENAECAFADTKDHWSYRYVASLYKNGITNGIDADTFGVGIKITREDMATLCAKAAKLAVKEGALSFADASDVSDYASGYVVSLCESGAVKGFEDNTFKPKNNATRAEASSVIYSLIK from the coding sequence ATGAAAATAAACAGAATTTTATCATCGGCACTTTGCGCTGCCGTACTTTGCGGTACTGTTTATGCCGACAGTGTGAATGTTTCGTACAACCCCGAAACCGAGCTTATCAATATAAACGGCAGTTTTGACAAGCTGAGCGAAAGCACGGCATATTCGGTTCAGGTTAAAAAGCTTTCAGACGATACTGTGGTTTACACAACGTTTGATTATGCAAAAGGAAATGCTTTTGACTTTTCGTTTATGCTTGACGGCGTTGAGTCGGACGAGTATTATGTAAGCGTTATGCCTTATACGGGCGACGGCGCGAACAGTAAGGAAAACCCGATTTTCATAAGCTCGGCAAGCGAAAAAGACAACATTTTAAAGAACGTTTTGTCAAATCAGACGGATAAATCCGTTATGGCAGGCTTGCTTGATGCTAACTTGAAATATTTCGGATTGAACAAAAACAACTGCGATTACTTTAATTTAAGCGCGTCATCAAAACAGGCGGCGGCTGAAAGAATGCTTAACAAAAGTTATTCTTATGACAAATACGGCGAATTTTTGGATTTGTTAAACCTTACCGCCGGCATAGAAATGCTTGACAATGCGGATGAAAGCACGGTTACGGCGGTATTTGAAAAGTATTTTACATACTTTGATTTAACGGGCGAGGTTTGCTATCCCATTTATTCGGGCAGTGACAAAGGCGTTAAAAATCAGACCGCGGTTAAGGCAATGGCGGTTAAAAACTTTGTCGGAAAAGATTTGACCGACCTTAAAGCGGTAAAGAAATATTTTAACGAAAATCTTCTTTTGGCGGCAATATCAAACATTGTAAGCCCCGGCGAAATTACAACGCACATAGAAAACTACAAGACGGCAATTCCGTTCTCGCTCGACGTTTACAATTCGACCGACAAGGCAAAAACGGCGTCTTATATTTCGGGACTTAAAAGAAGTTACACGCTTATGTCAACGCTTGAGAGCGATATAGTAAGCGCGAAAAACGCACAGTCAGGCGGAGGTCAGGGCGGCGGTTCGTCGTCCGGCAAAGGAAGCGGCGGAAGTTCGTCATCGGGCGGATTTTATTCTCCCGGTGAAACAAACGGTCAGAACGAGCAAAAGGGAAGCTTTAACGATATGACAAGCGCGCACTGGGCATATGAAACGGTTGAGGCGCTCAAGGCAAAAGGCGTTGTATCGGGCGACCAAAACGGAAACTTTAACCCCGAAAACAACATTACGCGTGAAGAATTTGCAAAAATGATTGTTTTGGCGTTCGGTCTTTACGACGAAAACGCGGAGTGTGCGTTCGCCGATACAAAAGACCACTGGTCGTACAGATATGTTGCGTCGCTTTACAAAAACGGCATAACAAACGGCATTGACGCGGACACCTTCGGTGTGGGAATTAAAATCACGCGCGAAGATATGGCAACGCTTTGCGCAAAAGCGGCAAAGCTTGCGGTTAAAGAAGGCGCCCTTTCGTTCGCAGACGCGTCCGACGTTTCGGACTACGCATCGGGCTATGTTGTGTCGCTTTGTGAGAGCGGTGCTGTAAAGGGCTTTGAGGACAACACATTCAAGCCGAAAAACAATGCCACAAGAGCAGAGGCATCATCAGTGATTTACAGTTTGATTAAATAG
- a CDS encoding S-layer homology domain-containing protein, protein MKKQFYKIIAFALCIMLFACPVSAYENKVVQAENPQSTYDENIETISALGILDWDTDTFSASENVTRGEFTRLITNIVSNGVYSTDSVMSVFADVSADSELGKILYTAKSFGIVSGDGEGSFYPDRPITYEEAYKILGSALGYDADAKANGGYPTGYVMSCIKAGLKSDSIEPLSDKLTPSGAAKLIVDAFECNVMKVKLVNNNTEYEIDRDEDWIYTAKKILISEGVVTANSITALQSFDTIDQGFVSIDDVRYKCDENFDLYLGYNVKFYYTEENGNCDRVLHMTKQYNDELLIDANDIADGVLSSDRKIEYYTANDDTKKVKIPVNASIIYNGRAINTYGENIFNISYGFIKLTDNNSDGIYDVVFLSEYKNMIIGAVNTVDKSAADKYNGNVINFMPYEKEKIIRIYDETGKETDFSKLAAGDVLSYAESEDGKILTIYVSKKKIEGKIESVSEVRSKKYYGIKGSETALAADASFDTSSVKLNAVGIAYLNAFGEITDFVSGNEIDNLVCVIDAYIDKDRAANALNIKVMDKNGDVKTLESLKSVMLNGTRVKNIIENDTVPAVITAAKSGLALIELDEKGLVKKIETPDAVGSKLHTFGAEADLCYYSANKTFGGIWYADPNAVIFIGPKEAERADDAEVYRITTMNEFWSNVTYRVTGYTVGDGSHYAKAILFKEDNDLKITGNEAHVIKAITKTVNAKGDTVNVLETASYVGGLRKYETKDETILADAKVGDIVLIHIVNSVIDKGEIVLYAKDLSFNPDSEFVKKHSTLTYAAGSNYKYGNVLFRNNTLILLVDDDGLEKEIAKGKNISDYKYSDFSEIGYTDLTSATVYAVDRTVHDKNDMVYRADTNAIKDYLTFGEASKIFIYTRTGYPRLAVVYK, encoded by the coding sequence ATGAAAAAACAATTTTATAAAATAATTGCGTTTGCACTTTGCATTATGCTTTTTGCCTGCCCTGTTTCGGCTTATGAAAACAAAGTTGTGCAGGCGGAAAATCCGCAAAGTACATATGACGAAAACATTGAAACAATTTCGGCGCTCGGTATTCTCGATTGGGATACCGACACATTCTCGGCATCCGAAAACGTTACGCGCGGAGAGTTTACGCGCCTTATAACGAACATTGTTTCAAACGGAGTTTATTCAACCGACAGCGTTATGAGTGTTTTTGCCGACGTCAGTGCAGACAGCGAGCTTGGCAAAATTCTCTATACCGCAAAGAGCTTCGGTATCGTTTCGGGCGACGGCGAGGGGAGTTTTTATCCCGACCGTCCGATAACATATGAAGAGGCATACAAAATTTTGGGTTCGGCGCTCGGATACGACGCGGACGCAAAAGCAAACGGCGGTTATCCCACAGGCTATGTTATGTCGTGTATAAAAGCAGGTTTGAAAAGCGACAGTATAGAACCGCTTTCCGATAAGCTCACACCGTCGGGCGCGGCAAAGCTTATCGTTGACGCCTTCGAGTGCAATGTTATGAAGGTTAAGCTTGTAAACAATAACACCGAATACGAAATCGACCGCGACGAGGATTGGATTTACACCGCAAAGAAAATTCTTATTTCGGAGGGTGTTGTAACCGCAAACAGTATCACCGCATTGCAGAGTTTTGATACTATAGACCAAGGCTTTGTAAGCATTGACGACGTAAGATACAAATGCGATGAAAATTTTGATTTGTATTTGGGTTACAATGTGAAATTCTATTACACCGAGGAAAACGGAAACTGCGACAGAGTGCTCCATATGACAAAGCAGTATAACGACGAACTTTTGATTGACGCAAACGACATTGCGGACGGTGTGCTTTCGTCGGACAGAAAAATTGAGTACTATACTGCGAACGACGACACCAAAAAGGTGAAAATCCCCGTAAACGCAAGTATAATTTACAACGGCAGAGCGATAAACACATACGGCGAGAACATCTTTAACATAAGCTACGGATTTATCAAGCTTACCGACAACAACAGCGACGGAATATATGACGTTGTTTTCCTCAGCGAATACAAAAATATGATTATCGGCGCGGTGAATACTGTGGATAAATCGGCGGCTGATAAATATAACGGCAATGTTATAAACTTTATGCCGTACGAAAAAGAGAAAATCATACGCATATATGATGAAACAGGCAAAGAAACCGACTTTTCAAAGCTTGCGGCGGGCGACGTTTTGAGTTATGCCGAGAGCGAGGACGGAAAGATTTTGACAATCTACGTTTCCAAAAAGAAGATAGAGGGCAAAATTGAGTCGGTAAGCGAAGTAAGGAGCAAAAAATACTACGGTATCAAAGGCTCTGAAACAGCACTTGCCGCAGATGCGTCGTTTGATACATCAAGCGTTAAACTTAACGCAGTCGGAATTGCGTATCTTAACGCGTTCGGCGAAATCACAGATTTTGTGTCGGGCAACGAAATTGACAATCTCGTGTGCGTAATCGACGCGTATATTGACAAAGACCGTGCGGCAAACGCACTCAACATCAAGGTTATGGACAAAAACGGCGATGTTAAAACCTTGGAGTCGCTCAAAAGCGTAATGCTCAACGGCACAAGAGTTAAAAACATTATCGAAAACGACACCGTTCCGGCGGTTATCACGGCGGCAAAAAGTGGTCTTGCTCTTATCGAGCTTGATGAAAAAGGCCTTGTAAAGAAAATCGAAACTCCCGACGCTGTCGGCAGCAAGCTTCATACTTTCGGCGCAGAGGCGGATTTGTGCTATTACAGTGCAAACAAAACCTTTGGCGGAATATGGTATGCAGACCCGAATGCGGTTATATTTATAGGTCCCAAAGAGGCTGAAAGAGCGGACGACGCTGAAGTATACAGAATTACGACAATGAACGAATTCTGGAGCAATGTTACCTACAGAGTAACGGGCTACACGGTCGGCGACGGTTCGCACTATGCAAAAGCTATTCTCTTTAAAGAGGACAACGATTTGAAAATCACCGGAAACGAAGCGCACGTTATAAAAGCAATCACAAAAACGGTAAACGCAAAGGGTGATACCGTAAACGTGCTTGAAACCGCAAGCTATGTCGGCGGTTTGAGAAAATACGAAACAAAGGACGAAACAATTCTTGCGGACGCAAAAGTAGGCGACATTGTTCTTATTCACATTGTAAACAGTGTTATAGATAAGGGCGAAATCGTGCTTTACGCAAAGGATTTGTCCTTTAACCCCGATAGTGAGTTTGTTAAAAAACATTCGACTTTGACGTATGCGGCAGGTTCAAACTACAAATACGGCAACGTTCTTTTCAGAAACAACACGCTTATTTTGCTGGTTGACGACGACGGCCTTGAAAAAGAAATAGCAAAAGGCAAAAACATCAGCGACTATAAATATTCCGATTTTTCGGAAATCGGCTATACCGACCTTACAAGTGCAACGGTTTATGCGGTTGACAGAACCGTTCACGACAAAAACGATATGGTATACAGAGCGGATACAAACGCGATAAAAGATTACCTCACCTTCGGCGAGGCGTCAAAAATATTTATCTACACAAGAACGGGTTATCCGCGTCTTGCGGTTGTTTACAAATAA
- a CDS encoding DUF6273 domain-containing protein, translating into MKKLISLFTAIAVLITSFACFPLSVGAVSVPTTKFTDFWTYPVYENIFTLEDDLNTEFVLLDTLSDGFLVMTNKVYQARPFDADSTQKFDPTDENNIAHYLNNEFFNENIPESMRAYIAERNWKTEGGNAGGLCPGTYTANCRISLLSFEEYNNYYKKFGTVDHDNEVDWWLRTGDGNKKGNVIAGGGVYTNWGKFVSTDASATAGVRPIFVLTKEFFENVRINTVKIGENVKSAVIKNLNASEMEKAGYSAEKLRRLGYESVKGADEYADITIPNEPYYMQDHKYSYFEVDISHTDSKARDYTIVYKCGDDERKIEVTVSPNKAYSEKISLKDEKKGVYNLDVKVMRGGEIIGYDSARVCLIDYYERTPLDIYSRIGLGMPSWHKEEPGSTKRVTADSFVEFVPRVAEAGFTKVRYSPEWTWIEKERGVYKFDDARYNYTKAVGDNGLSVAPFKVGFGNRVVTNRNTDQKMAAPNTRDGIEGYADYAIGAKKLYDSVMNPKGEVSEFELWNEPSLNNYWYPEVNFLEYTQMANAASYKIKKEYPDNIVMIGSMTPDKMDENYDIMLRNGALMYGDEISIHPYTYPFDPDQRLIVRVPDYLKKIEEFGGWFDIAVTEVGWPTWESYNTTSLEQQMVYMVKMLVLNDEMGFAMTDIFSARDQGLQKTYVEHGFGLFEYNDRPKPSVASLSFYNNNANDALYAGEFEITEGVRSFLYKKGGVKNPFAICWVTEEGKEKEYTLKDNQYATDLFGNKLEGKTITIGKTPVYIFNLSDSVYMKAIAHDISGIYTELTEKLGDKFDFAPLADLANEAAQSKGSYSDTKKYLDKYFDLAQSFTDSAMQSDKCTDKNAALTAYIMFKKGESMAASLENMRLGTSLGITHYQNSAKSASDKKGDEPEASLFFTDAMLRYARRYTNRINEIKKMGSFNGDKERMGYYSYLSDKVCNLADVMQKYETPNPSRAIFTYSEQTRQTMYKGKTYTIKAEFENLRNKDFDGTAVLVDENGNPIGEEVSVKAKSGGYTDVEVSGTAPKNHDTGTFYYKILYKEDGKAVKEQEIEVILKSLVDIDLKAAETTLSNLGAITVEVKNTFDLSVEGKLKLTAPDGWDMETEKEINVPSGETQNIEFKINSYKKVPFNEYCFKIDVLDSDGSELASQEKLLDFRIMTYDENNYNPAKFDGDITGWEDAYPIYIEAPENPSDINSWSGLNRSLKVLMKWNKDNIYVMTDVYDAVQNNTFTGYDLWQGDSVQVAIDTLMNGLAEGKTSGYQDDDYEFGFGLTPKGLETYLYQASDAKTGSIEDEQLVSVIRNDKLKLTRYLMKVPGGYMKKVNLANGTKFGFNIAANDADILLREGYSQYTSGICDRKDPSRFKAFTLVSGDGAATESTDKIAFYQKVETLRQGN; encoded by the coding sequence ATGAAAAAGCTTATATCTCTTTTTACCGCGATTGCGGTTTTGATAACATCTTTTGCCTGCTTTCCTTTGTCTGTCGGTGCGGTGAGCGTGCCGACGACAAAGTTTACGGATTTTTGGACATATCCGGTTTACGAAAATATTTTTACGCTTGAGGACGATTTGAACACGGAATTTGTTCTTCTCGACACTTTGTCCGACGGATTTCTGGTTATGACAAACAAGGTGTATCAGGCGCGCCCGTTTGACGCGGACAGTACGCAAAAGTTTGACCCGACCGACGAAAACAACATTGCGCATTATCTTAACAATGAGTTTTTTAATGAGAATATACCCGAGAGTATGCGCGCATACATTGCGGAAAGAAACTGGAAAACCGAGGGCGGAAATGCAGGCGGATTATGCCCCGGTACTTATACGGCAAATTGCAGAATTTCGCTTTTAAGCTTTGAGGAATACAATAATTATTACAAAAAATTCGGCACCGTAGACCACGACAACGAGGTTGACTGGTGGCTTAGAACAGGCGACGGCAACAAAAAGGGCAATGTTATAGCAGGCGGCGGTGTTTACACAAATTGGGGCAAGTTTGTATCGACAGATGCATCTGCGACTGCAGGCGTACGTCCGATTTTTGTGCTGACGAAAGAATTTTTTGAAAATGTGAGAATTAACACTGTAAAAATCGGTGAAAACGTAAAGAGTGCGGTTATCAAAAACCTTAACGCGTCCGAAATGGAAAAAGCCGGATACAGTGCGGAAAAATTAAGACGTCTTGGCTATGAGAGCGTAAAAGGCGCGGACGAATATGCGGATATTACAATCCCCAACGAGCCTTATTATATGCAGGATCACAAATATTCGTATTTTGAGGTTGATATTTCGCACACCGACAGTAAGGCGCGCGATTACACAATCGTTTATAAGTGCGGCGACGACGAAAGAAAAATCGAAGTGACTGTTTCGCCGAATAAGGCGTACAGTGAAAAGATTTCTTTAAAAGATGAGAAAAAAGGCGTTTATAATCTTGATGTCAAGGTTATGCGCGGCGGTGAAATCATAGGATATGACAGTGCGAGAGTGTGTCTTATCGACTATTACGAAAGAACACCTCTCGACATCTATTCGCGCATCGGTCTTGGTATGCCGTCGTGGCACAAAGAAGAACCCGGCAGTACAAAACGCGTCACTGCCGATTCGTTTGTTGAATTTGTTCCGAGAGTTGCCGAGGCAGGTTTTACAAAGGTGAGATATTCGCCCGAGTGGACTTGGATTGAAAAAGAGCGCGGCGTGTATAAGTTTGACGACGCGAGATACAACTATACAAAAGCGGTAGGGGATAACGGACTTTCTGTTGCACCGTTTAAAGTCGGATTCGGCAACAGGGTTGTTACAAACCGCAATACCGACCAGAAAATGGCGGCGCCGAACACGCGCGACGGTATCGAGGGCTACGCGGATTACGCAATCGGAGCCAAAAAGCTTTATGACAGCGTTATGAATCCGAAAGGCGAAGTGTCGGAATTTGAGCTGTGGAACGAGCCGAGTCTTAACAACTACTGGTATCCTGAGGTTAACTTTTTGGAATATACGCAGATGGCGAATGCCGCGTCGTATAAGATAAAAAAGGAATACCCCGACAACATCGTAATGATAGGCTCTATGACGCCTGACAAGATGGATGAAAACTATGACATAATGCTGCGAAACGGCGCGCTTATGTACGGCGATGAGATTTCAATTCACCCGTATACATATCCGTTCGACCCCGATCAGCGACTTATAGTCAGGGTTCCGGACTATCTTAAAAAGATTGAAGAATTCGGCGGTTGGTTTGACATTGCGGTAACCGAAGTAGGCTGGCCGACGTGGGAGTCGTATAACACGACATCTCTTGAACAGCAGATGGTTTATATGGTTAAAATGCTCGTTTTAAATGACGAAATGGGCTTTGCAATGACCGATATTTTCTCGGCGCGTGACCAGGGACTTCAGAAAACTTATGTTGAACACGGATTCGGTCTTTTTGAATACAACGACCGTCCGAAACCGTCGGTTGCGTCGCTTTCGTTCTACAACAACAACGCAAACGACGCGCTTTATGCAGGTGAATTTGAAATCACTGAGGGTGTTAGGTCGTTCCTTTACAAAAAAGGCGGAGTTAAAAATCCGTTTGCAATATGCTGGGTTACCGAGGAGGGCAAAGAAAAAGAGTATACTTTAAAAGACAATCAGTATGCAACAGACCTTTTCGGCAACAAGCTTGAGGGCAAAACAATCACAATAGGCAAAACACCCGTTTATATTTTCAATTTGTCCGACAGTGTTTATATGAAAGCCATTGCACACGATATTTCGGGAATTTACACCGAGCTTACCGAAAAACTCGGCGATAAATTCGACTTTGCACCTCTTGCCGATTTGGCAAACGAGGCGGCACAGTCCAAAGGAAGCTATTCCGACACCAAAAAATATCTCGACAAATATTTTGATTTGGCGCAGTCGTTTACCGACAGTGCTATGCAGAGCGACAAATGCACAGACAAAAATGCGGCGCTTACAGCGTATATAATGTTTAAAAAGGGCGAGTCGATGGCGGCGTCGCTTGAAAATATGCGCCTCGGCACATCGCTCGGAATTACGCATTATCAAAATTCGGCAAAATCGGCATCAGACAAAAAGGGTGACGAACCCGAAGCGTCGCTTTTCTTTACCGACGCAATGCTCCGTTATGCAAGACGCTATACAAACCGCATAAACGAAATCAAAAAAATGGGAAGCTTTAACGGCGATAAAGAAAGAATGGGATATTATTCTTATCTCTCCGACAAGGTTTGCAATTTGGCGGACGTTATGCAAAAATATGAAACACCCAATCCGTCAAGAGCAATATTTACATATTCCGAGCAGACAAGACAGACTATGTATAAGGGCAAAACCTACACGATTAAAGCGGAATTTGAAAATTTAAGAAACAAAGACTTTGACGGCACCGCGGTGCTCGTTGACGAAAACGGCAATCCGATAGGCGAGGAAGTGAGCGTCAAAGCAAAATCGGGCGGATATACCGACGTAGAAGTGAGCGGAACCGCACCGAAAAACCACGATACGGGAACGTTCTATTATAAAATTCTTTATAAAGAGGACGGCAAGGCTGTAAAGGAACAGGAGATTGAAGTTATATTAAAATCGCTTGTTGATATTGACCTTAAAGCGGCGGAAACTACACTTTCAAATCTCGGCGCGATAACGGTTGAGGTTAAAAACACGTTTGATTTGTCTGTTGAGGGCAAATTAAAACTCACCGCACCCGACGGCTGGGATATGGAAACCGAGAAAGAAATAAACGTTCCGAGTGGAGAAACACAGAACATTGAGTTTAAGATTAACTCTTACAAGAAAGTTCCGTTCAACGAGTATTGCTTTAAGATTGACGTTTTGGATTCGGACGGCAGTGAACTTGCAAGTCAGGAAAAACTGCTTGATTTCAGAATTATGACGTATGACGAAAATAATTACAATCCTGCGAAATTTGACGGCGACATCACAGGCTGGGAGGACGCATATCCCATCTATATCGAAGCGCCCGAAAATCCGAGCGATATAAATTCGTGGAGCGGTCTTAACCGTTCGCTTAAAGTTCTTATGAAGTGGAACAAAGACAACATCTATGTTATGACTGACGTTTATGACGCGGTGCAGAACAACACCTTCACAGGCTATGACCTGTGGCAGGGCGACTCGGTTCAGGTTGCGATTGATACGCTTATGAACGGTCTTGCGGAGGGCAAAACGTCGGGCTATCAGGATGATGACTACGAGTTCGGCTTCGGTCTTACGCCCAAGGGATTGGAAACGTATCTCTATCAGGCATCCGACGCTAAAACAGGAAGTATCGAGGACGAACAACTTGTAAGCGTTATAAGAAACGACAAGCTCAAACTCACACGATACCTTATGAAAGTGCCGGGCGGTTATATGAAAAAGGTTAACCTTGCAAACGGCACGAAATTCGGCTTTAACATTGCGGCAAATGACGCGGATATTCTTCTTCGTGAGGGATACAGCCAGTACACAAGCGGTATCTGCGACAGAAAAGACCCGTCCAGGTTTAAAGCGTTCACGCTTGTTTCAGGTGACGGCGCGGCAACCGAGAGCACAGACAAAATTGCTTTTTATCAAAAAGTCGAAACATTAAGACAGGGTAACTGA